A window of the Butyricimonas virosa genome harbors these coding sequences:
- a CDS encoding anaerobic C4-dicarboxylate transporter family protein — translation MILQLAFVLTAIIIGARLGGIGLGVMGGIGLGILTFVFGLQPTAPPIDVMLMIVAVISAAACMQAAGGLDLMVKVAERLLRKNPAHVTILSPLVTYAFTFIAGTGHVAYSVLPVIAEVATETKIRPERPLGIAVIASQQAITASPISAATVALLGLLAGFDISLFDILKITIPATLIGVLVGAFFSMKVGKELVDDPEYQKRLKKGVFNDKKYELKDVSNQRRASLSVFVFIIATVFIVLFGSFDTMRPSFMINGEQVLLDMPSIIEILMLSAAAIILLVTRTDGLKAAQGSVFGAGMQAVVAIFGIAWMGDTFLQGNMAELKSSIEEVVRQMPWLFGIALFVMSILLYSQAATVRALMPLGIALGISPYMLIAMFPAVNGYFFIPNYPTVVAAINFDRTGTTRIGKYVLNHSFMMPGLVATIVAVGLGLLFIQIF, via the coding sequence ATGATTTTACAACTAGCTTTCGTTTTAACAGCAATCATCATCGGAGCGCGTCTAGGTGGTATCGGACTGGGTGTCATGGGAGGTATTGGATTGGGAATTCTGACATTCGTGTTCGGACTGCAACCAACGGCCCCACCTATTGATGTAATGCTTATGATCGTGGCGGTTATTTCTGCGGCTGCATGCATGCAGGCTGCCGGAGGATTGGACCTTATGGTTAAGGTGGCCGAACGCTTATTAAGAAAGAACCCGGCACACGTCACAATTCTAAGCCCGTTAGTAACTTACGCATTCACGTTTATCGCCGGTACCGGCCACGTTGCCTATTCCGTACTTCCGGTAATCGCTGAAGTTGCCACGGAAACCAAAATTCGCCCGGAACGTCCCCTAGGAATTGCCGTGATCGCTTCCCAACAAGCCATTACCGCCAGTCCAATTTCTGCCGCCACGGTAGCATTACTGGGCTTGTTAGCTGGTTTTGACATTAGTTTGTTTGACATTCTGAAGATCACGATTCCCGCCACGCTAATCGGTGTACTCGTCGGAGCCTTCTTCTCTATGAAAGTCGGGAAAGAACTTGTTGATGACCCGGAATATCAAAAACGTTTGAAAAAAGGTGTTTTCAATGACAAAAAATACGAATTGAAAGACGTTTCCAACCAGAGAAGAGCAAGTCTGTCTGTTTTTGTTTTCATTATCGCCACGGTATTCATCGTACTATTCGGTTCGTTTGATACCATGCGTCCTTCATTCATGATCAATGGCGAACAAGTATTATTAGATATGCCATCTATCATTGAAATATTAATGTTATCCGCGGCAGCTATCATATTATTAGTAACTCGTACAGACGGGTTAAAAGCCGCACAAGGTTCAGTCTTCGGAGCTGGTATGCAAGCAGTAGTAGCTATCTTCGGAATCGCCTGGATGGGAGATACTTTCTTGCAAGGCAATATGGCAGAATTAAAATCTTCTATCGAAGAAGTCGTGAGACAAATGCCCTGGTTGTTTGGTATAGCCCTGTTCGTGATGTCTATCCTCTTATACAGCCAAGCAGCAACCGTTCGGGCGCTCATGCCTCTCGGTATAGCCCTAGGAATATCGCCTTATATGCTGATCGCCATGTTCCCGGCCGTCAACGGGTATTTCTTTATCCCAAACTACCCCACCGTGGTAGCGGCCATTAACTTCGACCGAACGGGAACAACTCGAATCGGCAAATACGTGTTGAACCACTCGTTCATGATGCCCGGACTTGTCGCGACCATCGTGGCCGTCGGACTTGGACTGCTCTTTATACAGATTTTTTAA
- a CDS encoding TIGR00730 family Rossman fold protein, with amino-acid sequence MKICVFCASSESVDNVYFEAAADLGKEIVMRGWELLYGGTNCGLMREVSDAVKNGGGEVTGIIPQCIVDRGVSAEGISELIVAPDMKERKSMMREKADAFIALPGGWGTLEEITEVITLKQLGIHNKPIIFLNTNDFYEYFFLFISNIRKEGFVSKAYDGLYTVVNTVEEAMEYIKNYQAKDFSSKY; translated from the coding sequence ATGAAAATTTGTGTGTTTTGTGCATCATCGGAGAGTGTTGATAACGTGTATTTTGAGGCTGCGGCTGATTTGGGGAAAGAGATCGTGATGCGAGGATGGGAGTTGCTATACGGCGGAACAAATTGCGGGTTAATGCGTGAGGTGTCGGATGCCGTGAAAAATGGTGGGGGAGAGGTGACCGGGATTATTCCACAATGCATTGTGGACCGGGGTGTTTCGGCAGAAGGTATTTCCGAATTAATCGTGGCACCCGATATGAAAGAACGAAAGAGCATGATGCGTGAAAAAGCGGATGCTTTTATCGCTTTACCTGGAGGATGGGGAACGCTGGAGGAAATCACGGAAGTGATTACCTTGAAACAGCTTGGAATACATAATAAACCAATTATTTTTCTTAATACGAATGATTTTTACGAGTATTTTTTCCTTTTTATCAGTAATATTCGTAAGGAAGGATTCGTGTCAAAGGCTTATGACGGGCTGTATACTGTTGTAAATACGGTGGAAGAGGCGATGGAGTATATTAAGAATTATCAGGCTAAAGATTTTTCAAGTAAATATTAA
- the gyrB gene encoding DNA topoisomerase (ATP-hydrolyzing) subunit B, giving the protein MSEEIEQTNNEYSADSIQVLEGLEAVRMRPSMYIGDVNTKGLHHLVYEVVDNSIDEALAGYCKNIDVTINEDNSISVSDDGRGIPTGMNQKENRSALEVVMTILHAGGKFDKGSYKVSGGLHGVGVSCVNALSTKLVATIYREGKIWRQEYSKGFPLADVQVIGETDRTGTTIYFKPDDSIFYVTEYKYDILAARLRELAYLNRGIRLSLTDKRTIDSDTNEFKSEVFYSEKGLSEFVEYLDETREKLIDETIHITTEKNGIPIEVAMHYNTEFKENVYSYVNNINTIEGGTHLAGFRRGVMQTLKTYADNSGMLSKLKFDISGEDFREGLTAIISVKVAEPQFEGQTKTKLGNTEVGSAVAQAVSVALANYLEEHPKDARAIVDKVILAAQARHAARKARELVQRKTVLSGSGLPGKLADCSDNNPENCEIFLVEGDSAGGTAKQGRDRKFQAILPLRGKILNVEKALAHRVWESEEIKMIFQALGITIGTAEDSKAVNLEKIRYHKIVIMADADVDGAHIATLIMTLFFRYMRSVIENGYLYIATPPLYSVKKGKEQRYCWTEEQRLQLIQEMGAGKESSLHIQRYKGLGEMTAEQLWDTTMSPDGRTLRQVTIENAAEADRIFSMLMGDDVPPRRQFIEQNATYANIDA; this is encoded by the coding sequence ATGAGTGAAGAAATAGAGCAAACGAATAACGAGTATTCGGCTGATAGTATTCAAGTGTTGGAGGGGTTAGAGGCCGTTCGTATGCGTCCGTCCATGTATATTGGAGATGTTAATACGAAAGGGTTGCATCATTTGGTGTACGAGGTGGTCGATAACTCGATTGACGAGGCGTTGGCTGGCTATTGTAAAAATATTGATGTAACGATTAACGAGGATAACTCGATCAGCGTGTCTGACGATGGACGTGGAATTCCGACGGGAATGAACCAGAAAGAGAATCGCTCGGCTCTGGAAGTCGTGATGACAATTCTGCATGCCGGTGGTAAATTTGATAAAGGTTCTTACAAGGTTTCTGGAGGACTTCACGGGGTGGGTGTATCTTGTGTGAACGCACTTTCCACAAAATTGGTCGCAACCATTTATCGTGAAGGTAAAATCTGGCGCCAAGAGTACAGTAAAGGATTCCCATTAGCAGATGTGCAAGTGATTGGTGAGACGGATCGGACGGGTACGACGATCTATTTCAAGCCGGATGATTCTATATTTTATGTAACAGAATATAAATATGATATTTTAGCTGCCCGTTTGCGGGAGTTGGCTTACCTGAACCGGGGTATCCGTTTGTCGTTAACCGATAAACGAACAATTGATTCGGACACAAACGAGTTCAAGTCTGAAGTTTTCTACTCGGAAAAGGGATTGAGTGAATTCGTGGAATACTTGGATGAAACCCGGGAAAAATTGATTGATGAAACCATTCATATCACGACCGAGAAGAATGGAATTCCGATCGAGGTGGCCATGCATTACAACACGGAGTTCAAGGAAAATGTTTACTCTTATGTGAATAATATCAACACGATCGAGGGGGGAACACACCTTGCAGGATTTCGTCGGGGAGTGATGCAAACCTTGAAGACGTATGCCGATAATTCCGGGATGTTAAGCAAGTTGAAGTTTGATATTAGCGGGGAGGATTTCCGTGAAGGTCTGACAGCTATTATTTCCGTGAAGGTGGCAGAACCTCAATTCGAAGGACAGACCAAGACTAAGTTAGGTAATACTGAGGTCGGGTCGGCCGTGGCTCAAGCAGTGAGTGTTGCATTAGCAAATTATCTGGAGGAACATCCGAAAGATGCCCGTGCTATCGTGGACAAGGTAATCCTTGCCGCACAAGCTCGTCATGCGGCCCGTAAAGCCCGTGAACTTGTGCAACGGAAGACGGTGCTTTCCGGTTCCGGTTTGCCCGGTAAATTGGCGGATTGTTCGGACAATAACCCGGAGAACTGCGAGATATTTCTTGTCGAGGGAGACTCGGCAGGGGGTACGGCTAAACAAGGGCGTGACCGTAAATTCCAGGCAATCCTTCCATTGAGAGGTAAAATCCTCAACGTGGAGAAAGCGTTGGCTCATCGCGTGTGGGAAAGTGAGGAAATCAAAATGATCTTCCAAGCTTTGGGTATCACGATTGGTACGGCGGAAGACAGTAAAGCGGTTAATTTGGAAAAAATACGTTACCACAAGATCGTGATCATGGCCGATGCCGACGTCGACGGGGCGCACATTGCCACGTTGATTATGACATTATTCTTCCGTTACATGAGATCGGTGATTGAAAACGGTTATCTGTATATCGCAACTCCGCCTCTTTACTCCGTGAAGAAAGGAAAGGAGCAACGCTATTGCTGGACGGAAGAACAGCGTTTGCAATTGATTCAGGAAATGGGAGCGGGTAAAGAGAGCAGTTTGCATATCCAGCGTTACAAAGGTCTTGGTGAAATGACAGCAGAACAGTTGTGGGACACGACGATGTCTCCTGATGGCAGAACGTTGCGTCAGGTGACGATCGAGAATGCTGCCGAGGCAGACCGTATTTTCTCCATGCTTATGGGGGACGATGTGCCGCCTCGTAGACAGTTTATCGAACAGAACGCTACATACGCTAACATTGACGCTTAA
- a CDS encoding response regulator has product MKIKILYAEDDEFTRKFEIRRLKECGFNVSSVEDGQEAWDEYQKGRYDLLLLDGDMPKMQGEEVMRLVREAGDDIAIVIYSGLPDYSLLNEGVDECIDKGTRNSQEVEWRIKTAFRRSQERKEMNRLKAPKAEKRKTFWDRFKRNS; this is encoded by the coding sequence ATGAAAATTAAGATTTTGTATGCGGAAGATGATGAGTTTACACGGAAATTTGAAATTAGGCGTTTAAAAGAGTGTGGATTTAACGTATCCTCGGTAGAGGATGGACAGGAAGCTTGGGACGAATATCAAAAAGGTCGTTATGATTTATTACTTCTAGATGGAGATATGCCGAAAATGCAAGGTGAAGAAGTGATGCGTCTTGTTAGGGAAGCGGGAGATGATATTGCCATCGTGATATATAGCGGCCTGCCGGATTACAGCCTTTTGAATGAGGGAGTTGATGAGTGTATTGATAAAGGAACTCGTAACTCGCAAGAAGTGGAATGGCGTATCAAGACGGCATTTCGACGTTCTCAGGAAAGAAAGGAAATGAATCGCTTGAAAGCGCCAAAGGCAGAAAAACGGAAAACATTCTGGGATAGATTCAAACGAAATTCATGA
- the ansB gene encoding L-asparaginase 2 yields MKMFKNLSLLVALVLFSVATTFAQKLPNIHILATGGTIAGTGASSTGTNYTAGQVAIGTLLSAVPEIQKIANVTGEQIVKIGSQDMTDDVWLTLAKTINKLLARKDIDGIVITHGTDTMEETAYFLNLVVKSNKPVVLVGAMRPSTALSADGPLNLYNAVVVAGAKESIGKGVLVSMNGIILGAHSVLKMNTIDVQTFQAPNSGALGYVYNGKVFYNQSPLKKHTSQSIFDVTNLNSLPKVGIVYSYSNMEGDVVKMMANSGYKGIIHAGLGNGNIHKNVFPELINARNKGILIVRSTRVPTGPTTLDAEVDDNQYKFIASQELNPQKSRILLMLALTKTNDWKQIQQYFNEY; encoded by the coding sequence ATGAAAATGTTTAAGAATTTAAGTTTGCTGGTAGCCTTAGTGCTATTCTCTGTTGCGACCACGTTCGCACAAAAGTTGCCTAACATCCATATTCTGGCAACAGGAGGTACGATCGCCGGAACCGGAGCTTCTTCAACCGGAACCAATTACACGGCCGGACAGGTAGCCATCGGTACTCTTTTATCTGCTGTACCGGAAATTCAGAAAATAGCCAATGTAACCGGAGAACAAATCGTTAAGATCGGTTCACAGGATATGACGGATGACGTGTGGTTGACACTTGCCAAAACAATCAACAAATTACTGGCAAGAAAAGACATTGATGGAATCGTGATCACCCACGGAACCGACACGATGGAAGAAACCGCTTATTTCTTGAATCTTGTTGTAAAAAGTAACAAACCGGTTGTACTTGTAGGTGCAATGCGTCCCTCTACCGCTCTTAGCGCTGACGGCCCGTTAAACTTATACAATGCAGTGGTTGTTGCAGGAGCAAAAGAATCCATAGGTAAAGGAGTTTTAGTTTCCATGAATGGTATTATTCTCGGGGCTCACAGTGTTTTAAAAATGAACACGATTGATGTTCAAACTTTCCAAGCACCGAATTCAGGAGCCCTTGGCTATGTCTACAACGGCAAAGTATTCTACAATCAATCCCCGTTAAAAAAACACACCAGCCAATCCATATTTGATGTAACGAATTTGAACTCTCTTCCGAAAGTGGGTATCGTGTACAGCTATTCAAACATGGAAGGTGACGTTGTTAAAATGATGGCTAATAGTGGTTATAAAGGAATTATTCACGCCGGATTAGGTAACGGAAACATTCACAAAAACGTGTTCCCGGAATTAATCAATGCACGTAACAAAGGAATCCTTATTGTTCGTTCCACCCGTGTACCGACAGGGCCTACCACGCTTGACGCAGAAGTAGATGACAATCAATACAAATTCATCGCTTCTCAAGAATTGAACCCTCAAAAATCAAGAATCCTCTTGATGTTAGCTTTGACTAAGACTAACGATTGGAAACAGATCCAACAATATTTCAACGAATATTAA